Genomic DNA from Flavobacterium sp. N502540:
GAATGCAAAAGGTGTGAGTAACACTTTTTGGAGTCGTAAATACATTTGGTTTTTGAATAGATTCTTCTTCATAATTCTGGTTTATATTAGTTTGGTTTAAATTAATATGAAAGCAAAAAAATAAATAGCAAGCCGGTCTACTATAAATTATTTTGAAATTGAATTTGTTTTGGAATTTTTATTCAATAAATCTCTGAACCATATGGTTATTGTCACTTTTTTAATTTAGGACTGGTCCAGTAGATTGAGGGGGATGGTTCGCTCTATTTTGACGATTTTTTAAAATAGTTTTGCTGTAATTGTAAATATATATAATTTTAAGTTAAAACTATTGATTAGTTTATTTTAAAAGTTATTTTTTAAGTTTTTAATATTTAATTCGTATTTACGTTGCGAAAAATATTTTTCTTTAAGGGTTTGAGTTTGTTTTCTTAGGATTTAAAAACTCAATTATTTCTTCATTTACAGCTTTAGATTGATCTATGCTTAAAAAATGACCCGCATCATGAATCGTTTTTGTTTTACCGTTTACTAAAAGTTTCTGAGCTCTTTCGAGGGTTTCTTGTGAATTGATAATGTCTTGATCTCCAATTAAAACCAGAACCGGATTGGTGATGGATTTCAGTTCATCATCTGAGAAAGGACGCATTTTCAGCATGCTTGAATTTGACTTTGCATATTTGTTGGCCAAATAGAATTGTCTTTTGTAAACCGGACTGATTTTTTCAGGATGAATAGAAAAAATTTTTAATGTTCTTTCGAATTTCTTTTCATTGGGGAAAAGTTTCAACATCAAAGCAGGAGTCATCTTTCTTACTTTGTCTATAGATTTAAAGGTTTGTGCTGGGCTTAACAGCACTATTTTATCAATTGAATTTTCTTTTTGAGCGGCTAGTAATGTTGCGATCCAGCCACCGCGGGAGGCTCCTATAAGATCAATTTTTTTTAATTTGTAATGATTGAAAATTTCATTGTGCAAACGGACTATTTCTTCTGAAGAGAGCGGTTTAGAAGTCAAAGTAGATTTTCCGGGTTCCATTATAAAATCAATGGCATAAATGCGGTGTGTTTTGGAGAGTGCTTTTATGTTGGGATACCACATGGTCGAACTTGCATCCATTCCGTGAAGCAGAACCAGGTCTTTGCCATCTCTTAAACCGGTAACAATTACGTGGGCAGTTCCGTAAGTGGTTTGTATGTTTTCTTCCGTATAAGGAATGTCCCAAAGTTTCAACGCCTGATCGTATGAATCGATATAAGCTTGTTTTTCGCTTTTTGTTTTAAAAACATAATCGTCAAATTTTGCCTTTTTTGAAGAGGCACAACCTGCAAGCAAAAAAAATAATACTACTATAAAGATTTTTTTTGGCATAGGAATAAAATTCAAATTACTTTAAAGGTACAAAAAATGTAAACCCTAAGATTATCAGGATTTAATTTTAAAGTATTAGAATTTCAATGTTAGACGTTTTCAGACTTCCAGGCCTTTTGCTGTGCCTCACTTAAAAAAGTCCAGGCTACAATTCGGCTTGTTTTTTGTCCCTGAGCCATATCGATTGTTTTGATAGAAGCAGCATTTACTTTGTTTAATGTTTTATAAATGCTGGAAAGATTGTCTCTTTTTGAAACCAGAGTGGTAAACCATAAGCACTGCATGGCATATCTGGCGCTTTCATAAATCATTTGAGTTACAAAACCAATTTCACCTCCATCGCACCATAATTCGGCATTTTGACCTCCGAAGTTTAAAACGGGATTTGTTTTTTTCTTTTCCTTCGGATTTAAATTCGAAACTTTGCGAACGGTACTCTGGTTGGCCTCTTCGGCAGAAGAATGAAAAGGAGGGTTACACATCATAAAAGTAAAACGATCTTCGGGTGTGATGATATTTTTAAAAATGAAACGTGATTCTGTTTGCCGCTGAAGGCTTATGGCTTCAATCAGTTTTGGATTGGCTTCAATAATTTTGCTGCAATTTGCAATCGCTTTTTCGTCGATATCTGTTCCTACGAAACTCCAATCGTAAATTGCATTTCCTAAAATAGGGTAGATACAGTTAGCCCCTGTTCCGATATCCAAACCTAATACTGATGCCCCCTGAGGAATATTTCCATCGTTGGTTTCGGCTAGTAAATCGGCCAGATAATGAATGTAATCTGTTCTTCCGGGAATAGGCGGACAAAGATAGTTTTTAGGAATATCCCAGTTTTGTATGTCGTAATAAGTTTGTAGTAAAGCCTTGTTCAGCAGTTTTACTGAAAGAGGATTACTGAAATCAATAGTTTCAATTCCGTGAATGTTTATGGCAACCTGTGCTTTTAACTCAGGACAATTCGCGATAAGAAGTTCGAAATCATAACGCGAGCGATGTAGATTTCGAGGATGTAAATTGTTTTTTTCGGAATTGTCTGTTGTTTTCATTTTTGTAAATTTCCGTGCAAAGATAGGCATTCCTTTTTTAGGAAACGTCTTGTAAAATTAATCCATGCATTCCATCAACAGCAAATCACCGTTGGTGTGGGCGATTGTCACTAAACCATCCTGAAGAACTGAATTGCTGCTTCCGGTTCTGTAGCCAATGGTTAAGGTATCGTTTTCCAGAGGATATTGTAAATTGGTTGAGTAAATTCCGTTAACCACCCCAATCGGAATCAAGGAGATAGGAGTTTTTGCGGTGTACCACTTCTCGAATTTGCGAGGCAGTAAGAATACTTTTGAATGATCGTCGAGAATAACAATTTTAAGCAAATCGCGGTAACGGGCAATATTGGTGATATTGGTTATGGTATGGTCTGCACGTTTTCCGGTGGCCCAGAGAACATTTACAGCAGGTATTTTGCGATCGATTAAATAATCAAAAGCTTTCTCTAAATCGGTTTTGTCCTGATCGGGAGTATGAACGATCTCGATAGGATATTGTGTTGTCTTGTAAATTTCAGGATCAAAACCACGGTCGAAATCGCCCAGAAGGACATCGACTTTGATGCCCAATTCAATTACTCTTTCAATGGCCGAATCAAGTACGATAACCAGAGGAGACCATTCCAGTAATTGTCCTAATAATTCCGGATTACATGCTGCTCCGTTGGCTATAATTAAAGCAGGTTCCTGGTCGTCGCGTACGATATGGTGTGAAGACATTTAGTTTTTTAATTTGAAATGTGCTGCAAATGTACAAAAGTTAGTGTTTAGTCGCAGTATTCAGTTTACAGTCTCAGTTTACAGTATTTCGAAAACCGTTACTGCGACTGAAACTGAACACTGTGACTGTAAACTGCGACTGAGAACTGAGACCGAACACAACGACTGTAAACTTAAAAAACTAATCTTCTATGGTAATTGATTTGCCCTAAATGATACGCTAAATGGGTAGAAAGATGCACTAAAAAGAAACCGGTTGTCATTTCTTTTTCGAAAACAATTTGCGGATAGATAAGCTCTAAATCGGCTTCGGTTAAGCTGTCAAGGGTATTGTTTACCACCAAAATAGTACGTTCAATTTTGCTGATGAGCTCTGATCTCGGAATATCTTTCAGGGAAAATTCCAATGGACGATCACGAACATAATCTGTTTTTCCTAATTCGGCACCAATATAGGTATTTATATTTCCTATCAGATGCAAACAAAGATTTCCGGCTGAATTGGAAATGTCAGGTGCAATTGTCCAAATCAGAGCCTTGTTTTGATAGGATTCGATTTCAACTTTTAATTTGTTCAGGTCTCTGTTAAAAAGAATTTTTAAGGTATCGATCAACATAGTTTTTAAGCTTTTTGGGTTATCGGAATCCAGATTTCTTCTTCCGAATCCGGATCTTCTTTTTTGTATTTTTCACCCATTACGGCAAAGTGCGGTCTTTCATCAACCGTATACGCTGAATTGGGGAGCCAATCTACAAAAATTTCACGATACGTTTTGTGGCCTTCGCTTTGAGGGCCTTTATGAACAAAAACAGCATACAATCCTTCAGGAATTACCAAAGATTCCATTTCCTGTGGTACTTCATCAAATGCAGAGACTTCGACTGCAGCCCATTTCTCGAAGGTATTTCCGGGATCAAAATTGTCAAAATGTGCCGTTGGAAAAACTTCCAGAGAATACAAGTTGGCATCGATCATGTTCTTAATTTCTTTTCGTTTCGGCATAAACGAACTCCATAATTCATGGGTTTTGTTTTCCAAAAATGACATTATTACGTATTTACCAATTAGTTTTTTTCCGGATAAAATCTGAATTCTGGCTTCCATTCTTTATTGAATTTTGTATTTTTTGTAATCGGTTTCACTAAGCGAAAAATAACCTAACGGAAAATTAGCCTTATCGGCCGTATTGATAATATTTCCTCTTACGGTTGCGGGAGGAGACTGAAAAGGTCCGCCAACATTGTTTCCGGCAATACTCACCAGAATACTCATATAATTGTAATATTGTTTAGAGATGCCGTAATGTGTCATTTCGACTTCATTTCCAACTTTTAAATCGTCATCATCAGAAGTGCTGAAATATTCATTTCCCTGAAAAAATTTGTCTTCAGTAACGTAATAAGTTGAAGTAATTTTCGTCGAATATACATATTTAAAAAGATAAAAATTATCGGCATTGGCAGGATCGTTAAAATAAGCACGGGTTTCCACTTTTTTTCCTGAAAAACCGCCCTGATTGTTTTGTTCCACCCGGGTTATGGGAGTGACTGATTTCATAGATTCAGTGGCAGTATAAGTAATTCCGCCGGAAACTACCGTTAAGGTATAGATTTCGTCAATTACCGGAATGAAATTCGAGCAAACATAACGTCCGGTTTTCGGAACTTCACTAAAATTGAACTTTATATTCTGGCTGTTCGTGATAAATACGGTTGCGCCTGAAACAATTGGAATAACATTTTGAAAATAACCTGTAGTGGTGGTCAGTTTTATGGTTTGTTGCTTTCCTGTAGTTCCTTTTTGCCAGTTTATAGCCGCTTCAATAACTAATTTTGGCGGGGCAGTATCCAGATTAACATCCACAACTTCTTCACAGCCAGTGAAGAAAATCGATATAAAAAGGACAATTAAAAGAGTTGCTTTTTTCATGATCTGTTTTTTATTTTCTTTGGAGGGAAGGTTGGTCTTAAAATTTAAAATTATAGCTAACGGCCGGAACAATTCCGAAAATTGAAGTTTTTACGGCTTCATTTGCAGCGGTATCGGTATTTTGGCGGAAATTAATCGAGGCCGCATTCTGGCGGTTGTATAAATTGTAAATACTAAAAACCCATTCTGCTTTCCACTTCCTGTCTTTGTTTTTTCGGGGTGTCAAAGTTGCCGAAACATCTAAATGGTGATAGGCCGGCAAACGATTGTCGTTTCTTAAACCATAACTAGGCACCGTAATTCCTAAATACTGATATTGTCCATTTGGATAGGTAACAGGCTGTCCTGACTGAAGCGCAAAATTAGCTCCAAATGACCATTTCTCGTTCAGGTTATAAGCTGATGTCACGGCTAAATTATGCGTTTTATCATAGGCAGAACTGTACCATTGTCCGTTGTTGATACCGGTCTCTTCAGGAGTTCTTCCCGGAGTCTGCTGTTGTGATTTGGATAAAGTATAGGAAATCCAT
This window encodes:
- a CDS encoding DUF4249 domain-containing protein, which gives rise to MKKATLLIVLFISIFFTGCEEVVDVNLDTAPPKLVIEAAINWQKGTTGKQQTIKLTTTTGYFQNVIPIVSGATVFITNSQNIKFNFSEVPKTGRYVCSNFIPVIDEIYTLTVVSGGITYTATESMKSVTPITRVEQNNQGGFSGKKVETRAYFNDPANADNFYLFKYVYSTKITSTYYVTEDKFFQGNEYFSTSDDDDLKVGNEVEMTHYGISKQYYNYMSILVSIAGNNVGGPFQSPPATVRGNIINTADKANFPLGYFSLSETDYKKYKIQ
- a CDS encoding GyrI-like domain-containing protein, giving the protein MEARIQILSGKKLIGKYVIMSFLENKTHELWSSFMPKRKEIKNMIDANLYSLEVFPTAHFDNFDPGNTFEKWAAVEVSAFDEVPQEMESLVIPEGLYAVFVHKGPQSEGHKTYREIFVDWLPNSAYTVDERPHFAVMGEKYKKEDPDSEEEIWIPITQKA
- a CDS encoding DinB family protein, yielding MLIDTLKILFNRDLNKLKVEIESYQNKALIWTIAPDISNSAGNLCLHLIGNINTYIGAELGKTDYVRDRPLEFSLKDIPRSELISKIERTILVVNNTLDSLTEADLELIYPQIVFEKEMTTGFFLVHLSTHLAYHLGQINYHRRLVF
- a CDS encoding thiamine diphosphokinase, yielding MSSHHIVRDDQEPALIIANGAACNPELLGQLLEWSPLVIVLDSAIERVIELGIKVDVLLGDFDRGFDPEIYKTTQYPIEIVHTPDQDKTDLEKAFDYLIDRKIPAVNVLWATGKRADHTITNITNIARYRDLLKIVILDDHSKVFLLPRKFEKWYTAKTPISLIPIGVVNGIYSTNLQYPLENDTLTIGYRTGSSNSVLQDGLVTIAHTNGDLLLMECMD
- the rlmF gene encoding 23S rRNA (adenine(1618)-N(6))-methyltransferase RlmF, producing the protein MKTTDNSEKNNLHPRNLHRSRYDFELLIANCPELKAQVAINIHGIETIDFSNPLSVKLLNKALLQTYYDIQNWDIPKNYLCPPIPGRTDYIHYLADLLAETNDGNIPQGASVLGLDIGTGANCIYPILGNAIYDWSFVGTDIDEKAIANCSKIIEANPKLIEAISLQRQTESRFIFKNIITPEDRFTFMMCNPPFHSSAEEANQSTVRKVSNLNPKEKKKTNPVLNFGGQNAELWCDGGEIGFVTQMIYESARYAMQCLWFTTLVSKRDNLSSIYKTLNKVNAASIKTIDMAQGQKTSRIVAWTFLSEAQQKAWKSENV
- a CDS encoding alpha/beta fold hydrolase, giving the protein MPKKIFIVVLFFLLAGCASSKKAKFDDYVFKTKSEKQAYIDSYDQALKLWDIPYTEENIQTTYGTAHVIVTGLRDGKDLVLLHGMDASSTMWYPNIKALSKTHRIYAIDFIMEPGKSTLTSKPLSSEEIVRLHNEIFNHYKLKKIDLIGASRGGWIATLLAAQKENSIDKIVLLSPAQTFKSIDKVRKMTPALMLKLFPNEKKFERTLKIFSIHPEKISPVYKRQFYLANKYAKSNSSMLKMRPFSDDELKSITNPVLVLIGDQDIINSQETLERAQKLLVNGKTKTIHDAGHFLSIDQSKAVNEEIIEFLNPKKTNSNP